The nucleotide window GGCCGATCTCGCGATCATACCTCTCGCCCCGCCAATCGACCAGCAGGACAAGAAGGTAAGATTGCCACCCCCGTAGCTCTGttcattctccacagatgctgtcagacctgctgagattttccagcaatttctgtgtttgcttcagattccagcatccgcggtattttgcttttatctttaaatTTGATCATTCACTTAATTTATTTCTGCCATTAACCTCTGAATACCctaaacaaccagaaagaaattcACATTAACCTCATATGTAAAACTTCCATGCATGGATATTATTGAAGCCCATGAAAATGACTTCTGCAAGCTTAATCTCAAAGACGATAAAAGTATTTTTCTCTTTCTACATAAAAACATGACATGATATGTTTTTGTACTGTTTTATTTTACGTTACTCTTCCGGCTGGATGCAATACTGTCACATGTTTTATTATCATCCAGTTGCTTGAAGCATATGCAGTATAGATACGAGATACTTCATGCCTTTTCACACCTCGTTATTTCTTCCTATCATTGCTTTTCCCTGGGCCATAGTTCTGCTGTAAACCTTTGATGCTCTTATTTTACCTTCTGTTTGAAAAACCTTATAATTCAAATCTTTAAGCTCCATATTTCACCATCGAGTTTATTTATTTACATGCGTCTAACTTTGCAGTATTATATCTTTAGTCCTGAAATTCATCCACTATAATGCTACATATCTTACAGCTCGGCAATTCTACTCTCACCTAGTTCCTTGTGCAGTTCTAATAAGAGAATTACCCCCAAGCTCTATCATCTCTGGAGCCTCCAAGAAAGCCCCTTGGCCCCTTCATACTTTCCAGCCACAACTGTATACTATCCTTTGGCAATATCATTTGAAACACATGTTTTGCAAATGATACCCATCCAGTGCCTGAAAATTGTCAGATTGCTCGTCTAACACCTCTGGATAAGCAGAGATTTTCCCAAGCTTAATATTAGGAACACTATTGTCTGTGATCCCCAGCACAAATTCCATTCTCTTGCCACTGACTCTATACACCCTCTCCGTGACATCTGTCTTGAGGCTAAACCAGGACTATCTGCAAtcctggtgtcatatttgacactCAGATGAACTTCCAACCATATATTGGATGCTCTATCGCCAAGACCACCTACTTCCATTTGTAAAATCAGCTGACTCTATCCCTGCCTCAACTCAACATTGAAACTATATTAAAGGGACCGTATAATGTAAGTTGTTGAGGCTAAATAAATTGCTTTTTGAAAACATCGGTTTTCGTggctttctttcgggtgctctgaaatcatcatagaaaccctacagtgcagaaagaggccatttggcccatcgagtctgcaccgaccacaatcccacccaggccctacccccatatccctacatatttacccgctaatccacctaggactctaaggggcaattttagcatggccaatcaacctaacccgcacatctttggactgtgggaggaaaccggagcacccggaggaaacccacgcagacacgaggagaatgtgcaaactccacacagacagtgacccaagccgggaatcgaacccaggtccctggagctgtgaagcagccatgctaaccactgtgctaccatgccgctctggtttcctgccacagtgcaaagatgtgcagattaggttgattggccatgctaaattgaccatttgtgtcagggggattagcaggttaaatacatggggttacgggaatagggcctgagtgggattgttgttggtgtagactcgatgggccaaatggcctccttctgcacattagggattctatgattctataattggatCCAATTCTACCTACATTATTCACTGTTTTGTCTCAGTTAGAAATAGTGTAAAAACATACTGACATTCTTAAAAGCTGCAACTTACATTTCTGATTCAAGATGACCCCAAATTAACTTTCTGTAAAGTGTAAGTTATTGTTCCAATCTATTCCACTCATTTTGTGTCTTTGTTGTAGGTATTCAGGAGCCTGAAAAGGCTGATGATAGTGAAAGCTGCCCAGTGTCTTCCACAGATAAAGACGAAAGCTCATCACCTCCCCCCGCAAAGACAGAGTCAGATGACACTTGTCCCGCAGAAGAAAAAGCAGCAGAACAGAAGACAACAGAGACAGACGAATCTTGTCCCGCAgaagaaaaagcagaaaaaaCAGAGGCTGAAGAGAAGAAGGCAACAGAAGAAGGTGAGTCTTGCCCTATAGCAGAAGAGTCTTCAAAAACAGAAGAGGCTGCAAAGACTGATTCTGCAGAAGAGAAGAAAACAGAAGAGGCAGCTGAGTCTTGCCCTATAGAAGAAGAGTCTTCAAAAACAGAAGAGGCTGCAAAGACTGATTCTGCAGTAGAGAAGAAAACAGAAGAGGCAGCTGAGTCTTGCCCGATGGAACAAAGTGCGGCAGAGGCAAAGGAAGAGCAGTTACCCTCCATTGTTGATAATGGTTTTAAAAGAGTAAATTGCAGAATTGATGCATTGGGAAGCAAGATGGATGGCCTGATAGACAGCATTAAATCTCTTGCAGATTCTATGAGCAAGGAGCAAGGAGAGGAAGAGCCAAAATCACCAGAAGCTGCACCACAAACAGCGACACCAGAATCAAAAtcaccaggagcaacaccagaatCAAAAtcaccaggagcaacaccagaatCAAAATCACCAGCGCCAGCTTCACCAGAAGCAAAGACACCAGAACCAGAACCTTAggcaaaaacaaaagcagaataaATGATGGAACCAGAACAGCAGTTCCCCCTGTTCTCACCTCTGTGAAAAGACACTGTACGTTGTGTCTTCTTAAGTAAAACACTCTTTAAAAACAGGCTGAAGACAGTAGTTACATTAGTGAACCCTGGTACTTTAAAAGAAAACTTGTAAGAATCTGTGCAATAAAATAAAGATCTTATTGCCAGTTAATTCTGACTTCTGATTTGTGTTCATTAACCTATTTGGAATGTCTCAATTACTGTTTCCAGGTAATTGCAATAAAGTACATTTAATCTCTTGAAAAGATTTAGATATTATTTCTTCCCCTGCCACAGTTTGTAAAAATTGTTCCATATTTTCTACATCTAAGCCGAATGTGATCAGTATTTAAGTGGAAGCTCAATATACCTGAGAAAGAAAGAAGTGGAAAAGTATGTTGACAGGGTTAGATCGTGAAAAAAGCGAACTGGAGTAGGCCTTTTGGTGCTTTGAGCCAGCTCTGCGATTCAgttagatgatggctgatctgatacaaaagaaaaatactgtggattctagagatctgaaataaaaagtgaaagtgctggaagaactcagcaggtctgagtagacagagagttaa belongs to Mustelus asterias chromosome 7, sMusAst1.hap1.1, whole genome shotgun sequence and includes:
- the LOC144496049 gene encoding uncharacterized protein LOC144496049 isoform X1 — translated: MCKAAPYNQGSPGGGNGDTLPTNKPIFMHLSTKCCIVNYSDSSTCLEPITVYHESTIHRVTEIHLRDETEAAQSKDTGVCSDAASKGRKADAASPAPPSEEDTSCQSSTDSVCGEGDTQEKLPSTCEADAGIQEPEKADDSESCPVSSTDKDESSSPPPAKTESDDTCPAEEKAAEQKTTETDESCPAEEKAEKTEAEEKKATEEGESCPIAEESSKTEEAAKTDSAEEKKTEEAAESCPIEEESSKTEEAAKTDSAVEKKTEEAAESCPMEQSAAEAKEEQLPSIVDNGFKRVNCRIDALGSKMDGLIDSIKSLADSMSKEQGEEEPKSPEAAPQTATPESKSPGATPESKSPGATPESKSPAPASPEAKTPEPEP
- the LOC144496049 gene encoding uncharacterized protein LOC144496049 isoform X2, with the translated sequence MPSHGKLMVPEGLKSLLEALGRAVVQDQPENIHQFASSYFSELLQFRDGNPALDVCDLVKMFHLSRGIQEPEKADDSESCPVSSTDKDESSSPPPAKTESDDTCPAEEKAAEQKTTETDESCPAEEKAEKTEAEEKKATEEGESCPIAEESSKTEEAAKTDSAEEKKTEEAAESCPIEEESSKTEEAAKTDSAVEKKTEEAAESCPMEQSAAEAKEEQLPSIVDNGFKRVNCRIDALGSKMDGLIDSIKSLADSMSKEQGEEEPKSPEAAPQTATPESKSPGATPESKSPGATPESKSPAPASPEAKTPEPEP